From Actinomycetota bacterium:
TCGTCGGTCAGGCCAACGAGCAGGGTGGGATCGACGGCGTCCCCATCCGGCTGTTCGTCGAGGACGACAAGTTCGACCCGCAGCGAGGACGTCGCCTCATCCAGCAGCTGATCGACGAGCAGCAGGTGTTCGGCTTCGTGGGGATCCTCGCCCCGGCGACGCTCGAGCAGTCGATCCCCGACATCGAGGCGGCGGGCACGCCGGTGCTGCCCAGCGACGGCTCGGCGAACTCGTTCGGGAGCCGCTGGCTGTTCCCCAGTTTCCCCATCTGTGACCGCAACTTCGGCGGGGCGATGGATCACGCCATCGACGCGCGCGGGACCAAGGACGTGGCGCTGCTGATGGTCACGGTAGGGGCTGCAGATCAGTGCGGTGACCACGTCCAGGCCATAGCCGAGGCCCGTGGCGCGACCGTGGTGTACCGAGGCAGCGTGTCGCCGGGGGGTTCCGACTGCCAGCCGCAGGTGATCAACGCGCGGAGTCGCGGAGCCGACACGGTCCTGATCCTGGCGGACAACCTCGGCATCGTGAAGTGCGTGCGCTTCATGAAGCAGCAGGGCTGGGACCCTCACGTCGGCGTGTCCACCAACATCGTCGACGACCCAGGCCTCTTCGAGGGCCTAGGCGAGGACGCCGAGGGGATCTTCAGCACGACCCCGTTCGAGACGGTCAACTCGCCCGAGTTCGAGGCGTTGTGCGGACAAGCGCTGCGCCGCTACTTCCCGGACTCTCCGCTGCAGTTCTTCTCGATCACCCAGTGCATCGGCGCGCACCTCTTCATCGACACGCTCCGAGCGATCGGCCCGGATGCGACCGGAGAGGAGTTCGTCGAGTACCTCGAGTCGGCACCGCCGTGGGATCCCGGTGGCCTCGGTCCGGCCTTCGACTACCGCCCCGAACCCAACGAGTACGTCGTGCACCTGCCCTTCGACCTCACGCGCGCGGCGGAGGTCAGGGACGGCGAGTGGGTGATCATCTCCGAGCTGTTCCAACCGACCATCCCGTGAGCCACGGGAGGACACCATGCTGAACCGCTTCCGCCGTCCCATCGTCGACCTCGTCGGTGCCGGGCTGATGGTCGTGGGCCTGCTGTTCGTGCTGGCCGGCTACCTCGGGGTCCGTGACCAGCAGTCGGTCGTCGAGCAGATCCCCTACCTCGCCAGCGGTGGCATCGGTGGGTTGGCCTTCCTGGCCGCTGGCGCATCGCTGTTGCACCTGACGCGTCAGGCGCGGATCGAGGAGCACATCGAGGAGCTCGCGATCCGGCAGGAGGCGATGGAGGAGGCGCTCGAGCACTTCATCCTCGCCGTCAGCGAGTCCACCGACCTGCAGGTCCCGCTCGACGAGCTGCTCGACCGCCGCCGCCGCGACCGCAACGGTCACGTCAGGGAGCAGATGCCCCAACTGCGGTCGTCCGCCGTGGCCAGCGACGAGGACGCGTGAAGGTGCGCCGCGCCGGTCTGCTGATCGCCGCCGCCGTGGTCGGCGTGGCGGGACTGCTGCCCGTGGCAGGCACCGCCCAGACCCCCAAGCTGGCCAGCGGTGTGGCGACGGCGAGCGGTGTCTACGCGCGCTACGCCGACCAGGAGACCTTCTTCCCTGGCGCGACGACCCCGCCTCCCGACGGCAACTCCATCTTCGCATCGGCGGGTGTGGACCGCACCGGCATCGCGGTTGCGACGGCCGCGATGTCCTACAGCGGGTACATGGAGCTGCTCGGAGCGATCAACGGTGTCGCCCCGCCGGGCTTCCCCGCGTTGCCTGCCGACACGATCGCTGACAGCGTCCGTGCTCGGGTCGAGGGCGTGCCGCCGAAGGAGCAGGACGCGTCCGTGGCCGCACAGGAGGGCATCGAAGGTGGCCGGGCGACCGCTCGCCTCGAGGAGGGGCCGATCGCGTCGGCTGTCGCCGTGGGCACAGGCGTCGCCGGCCTGCCCGACGTGTCGTTCGACCAGGGTCGCGGCCGAGCTGACGTCGCGGACAGCGGCACCGCGGCGACGAGCGAGTCGCTGGTGGAGCTCCGCGATGTGGCCATCGGCGGCGCGCTCCACATCGACTCGGTGGTGCTGACGGGAAGCGCGTCCGCCGACGGTGCCCACGGTCAGGCCGACGGGTCGGTCGTGGTCGACCGCGCCACCGTGGGCGAGACGCCCGTCCTCATCGACGAGACCGGGATCCACGCCGCTGGACAGGACGCCCCACTCGGGGCCGACCCCGTGTCTGGCGCGCTCGCCGCGGCGGGGATCACCTTCCTGGGGGCGGGGACGGTGACGGAGGAGCCAGGACCCGAGCGTTCGGTCGTCGAGGCGCAGGGTCCCGCGTTCCGCGTCACCTCGCCCGATGGACACACGGTCGACTACGTCCTCGGCAAGCTGCAGGCCGTCTCCACCTACGTCGCGGCCGAGACCGGTCCGCAGCCGGCGCCACCGCCAGTGCTCACCGAGCCCGGACCGTCCCCGACCGCCGGACCGGCGGTCGTCACGCCGACGGTCCCACCACCGGCTCGCGGCACGGCGCGGACGCCGACGACTTCCGGCGTGGCGGCTCCGCCCGCGACGCCCGAGGTCGCGCCTGACGCGAGCGCGCCGCGGTCACCGACCGGTCAGGCGCTCGCGTGGGACATCGAACCGCTGATCCTGTCCCGCGCGGCAGCCGACGACGAGCCAGCGCGCGTGGACACGCTGTACCTGATCCTGCTGATGGCCGCGGTCCCGCTCGTCCTCGTTGGCGTCGTGCGACCCTGGCGTGGCTGGCGCTCGGGAGCGGGCTGATGCTGCAGCTCGCGGTCAGCGGGCTTCCGCTCGGAGGGATGTACGCCCTCGCGGCGCTCGGCATCGTGCTGATCTACCGCACCACCGGGACGCTGACGCTCGCTCAGGGCGGCATCGCCACCGCGGCCGCGTTCACGTTCGACGCGCTGTGGACCGACGTGGGCCTGCCGTTCCCGATCGCGGCGCTCGGGGCGCTTGCGGTCGCGGCGATCATCGGCTGGGTCCTCGAGCGGATCATGCGGGTCATCGGGCAGGGCCAGGTTCTGGCCCAGGTGATCGCCACGTTGGGTGTCTCGGGGATCCTGCTCTACGTGGTCGGGCAGCTCTTCGGGGCGGAGACGCGCTTCGTGGACTCGTTCTTCCCCGCGGGAACGGTCACGGTCGTCGGTGTCGCCCTGAACTGGACCCAGATCGCGGTCATCGTCATCGCTGGCCTGCTCGCGGGTGCGCTGGCGCTCGGACTCGCGCGCACGCGCCTCGGCACCGCGGCGCGTGCCGTCAGCCAGAACCGGCTGGCCGCCCAGCTCGCCGGGATCGACGTGGTACGCGTCGAGACCGCCTCGTGGGTCACCGGCTCGCTGCTCGCCGGCGTCGCCGGGATCCTGCTCGCTCCGCTGCTCTTCCTCGACACCGTCCAGCTCGCGCTGTTCTTCGTCGTCAAGCCGTTCGCGGCAGCCGTCGTCGGGGGACTCACCGGTCTCGGGCTGGCGTTCGCGGGTGGGGTCACGCTCGGCGTCATCGAGGGCATCGTCAGCCAGTACAGCGTCATCCCCGGGATCACCGAGACGGTTCCGTTCGTCATGATCATCGTCGCGCTGCTGGTGCGCCAACGCATCTCGGCGGACACGACCAAGCCCCTGGTCCGCGAGCCCACGGTCCGTCCCGGCAGCGGTTCGCTGTGGCCGGGGTTCGCGCTGCTCGCGGTCGCACTGGTAGCCGTGCCGTTGCTGGGGGCCGCTGACGTGACGACCCTCAAAACCGCGGCCATCTTCGCGCTGGTGGCCCTGTCCCTCGTCGTCCTCACCGGGTGGGTGGGACAGGTCTCGCTGGCGCAGATGGCACTCGTCGGGATCGGCGGGTTCGTGGCGGCGGCTCTCGCGACCCGGATCGGTCTGCCGTTCCCCGTGGTGGTCGTCGCCGCACCGCTCCTGGTCGTGCCGTTCGCGCTGGCGATCGGCATCCCGGCGCTGCGGTTCCGAGGCCTGCTGCTCGCAGTCGTGACGCTCGCGTTCGGTTCGCTCGCGTTCTACAGCCTGTTCCAGTGGGACGCCTTCACGGGCGGGACGGATGGCCGGCGGCTCCCGCCGCCGGAGGCGTTCGGCATCGAACTCGGCGTCGGCGACCGCTACGCGTACCTCGTGATCGTGGTAACAGCCGTCGTCTTCCTGGCGGTCCGCAACCTGGCCCGGTACCGCATCGGCGGGGCGTTGCTCAGCATCCGCGAGTCCGAGGAC
This genomic window contains:
- a CDS encoding ABC transporter substrate-binding protein, with amino-acid sequence MTATLRRTALLTLACVVAVACGGTYHPETPDQAILVDAGEVVAGGQDDGGTGDDTSTAGGEPSVVSPTGPTGTTSGTTGAGSTTGDTTGGATGGSTGASSTTSGTTSTTGSSTTGSASTGEEVRPQRSEIRLGLVAPLSGPIGPIGRAWAEAAQAIVGQANEQGGIDGVPIRLFVEDDKFDPQRGRRLIQQLIDEQQVFGFVGILAPATLEQSIPDIEAAGTPVLPSDGSANSFGSRWLFPSFPICDRNFGGAMDHAIDARGTKDVALLMVTVGAADQCGDHVQAIAEARGATVVYRGSVSPGGSDCQPQVINARSRGADTVLILADNLGIVKCVRFMKQQGWDPHVGVSTNIVDDPGLFEGLGEDAEGIFSTTPFETVNSPEFEALCGQALRRYFPDSPLQFFSITQCIGAHLFIDTLRAIGPDATGEEFVEYLESAPPWDPGGLGPAFDYRPEPNEYVVHLPFDLTRAAEVRDGEWVIISELFQPTIP
- a CDS encoding ABC transporter permease is translated as MLQLAVSGLPLGGMYALAALGIVLIYRTTGTLTLAQGGIATAAAFTFDALWTDVGLPFPIAALGALAVAAIIGWVLERIMRVIGQGQVLAQVIATLGVSGILLYVVGQLFGAETRFVDSFFPAGTVTVVGVALNWTQIAVIVIAGLLAGALALGLARTRLGTAARAVSQNRLAAQLAGIDVVRVETASWVTGSLLAGVAGILLAPLLFLDTVQLALFFVVKPFAAAVVGGLTGLGLAFAGGVTLGVIEGIVSQYSVIPGITETVPFVMIIVALLVRQRISADTTKPLVREPTVRPGSGSLWPGFALLAVALVAVPLLGAADVTTLKTAAIFALVALSLVVLTGWVGQVSLAQMALVGIGGFVAAALATRIGLPFPVVVVAAPLLVVPFALAIGIPALRFRGLLLAVVTLAFGSLAFYSLFQWDAFTGGTDGRRLPPPEAFGIELGVGDRYAYLVIVVTAVVFLAVRNLARYRIGGALLSIRESEDGAASLAIGVMSRKLLAFALSGAIAGLAGVLLAYDVQTVSFEQYSPFASFSVFALAVFAGIESLAGALLAGVLFAAAPVLLEFLPLQVDDQIVSSVGVVLTLMLLPGGLVQLGRRLRTSALRPALAQVAGLLRWSR